The window TCTGAAGAACACGCCGGAGAAGCGCCGCAAAGCCGCCTGGCTATATGCGCAGTTCACGGTATCCAAGACGGTGTCCCTGAAAAAGACAATGGTGGGGCTCACGCCGATTCGATTATCCGATATCAACTCCCAGGCGATGACGGAGCGTGCGCCTTATCTGGGGGGATTGGTGGAGTTCTATCGCTCCAACGCCCGTTACTACTGGACCCCGACGGGAACCAACGTGCCCAATTATCCTAAACTTTCTCCTCTGTGGTGGAAGTATATGACCCAGGCGTTCAAAGGAACCCAGCCAGTAGAGGAGGTCATGCATGATCTGGCGCAGGCGATGGATGAAGAACTGGCCGCGATCGGCCGCGAAGAACCCGGCCCCTGTGCGCCTCGCCTCAACCCCCAGTCCTCCAGAGAATACTGGCTTAACCAGCCCGGCTCGCCCAAACCCAAACTTAACGAACGCCCGCCGGGGAAAACCTTGAGTTATGAGGAGGCGTTAAAGGCGTGGCATTGATCAAGTAGGAAATTGCCGCGTTAGGGGCGGCTGCCAGTATTTGCCTTGTGAATGCAAAAAATCCAGATGTGCGCTAACCATGGCGCGTCGTTCATCTTGAAGCCCTGTTCTTTACACAGCTAGAATCCTCCTCCTGAATTCACTTACCAAAGGTCTATGGATATGCAGCAGCCCTCGTCCGCCGCGACTAACGACAGCCGTCGCACGCATGAAACTCAAGTTAAAAAAGAGGGAAGCGGCATCAAGGAGTCCAGTTTCTGGATCAGCCAGATTTTCATGATCCTGGCGACGGTGCTCGGCGTTTATCTGGCGGCGCAGGAAGGATTGAATCAGGCGATTATTTTTGACGACCTGACCTCCCGGCAAAACAACTTCTATTTGCGCAACTCTTTGGCCAGTGAGCTGCAGAGCAATATTGCGCAGGCGGAGAAATATGCTGAGTTTGTGAAATCACCTCCCAGTCGCAGCGCCATCAAAATGTTTCCGCTGCAACTTGATCTATTTGTTTGGGAAAGCATGCGCTACTCTCCTTCGGCGCTGGAGACGCCCAGTCAGTTTATCCTCGAAATCCAGCGTTATTATCGGGAGTTGGAAGATATTCGCGGCAAAATTGAGAGCAGCGCCTATGCGCCTCATTACGGCGCAGAGGAAATGAAAAAGCTTACGGAGCGGATGAAGAACGAGGTGCTGCCCAAGTTGCTCGCCAACATAGAGACGTTACAGCGTTATCTGAAAGATCACGATGTTCCGGTTGATTAAGTGTCCGAAACGCGTCGCGAGCGCTATTTATGGCGGGTTTCCGACATGACCCACAGGGATATGCCGTTGCTGACGCTTCGGCAGAAAGCCAGCACCGGCTTTTCGCAATGCTCCATGATATCGATAAAAGAACTGATTTGAGTTTGCTCGTCCGCGTTTATATGTGAGGGAACACTGTGATACGACAGTCCGAGGGCGTCGGCCCCGCGGCGTAGAGATTCGGACTCCGCCTCCTGATCGGGTTCATTATTGACGATTGAACGCACGCCCAGTTGGGCGGCGGCCTCCAGCTCGTCGCTTGACAGGCTGGAGGTGACGTAAAAATCAATTGCTAATCTGGTAATCGACACTGTTAACCGCCTTCTGCTTGTAATAAAGGCCAATCCCTGATGTAGGACTCTTTGTGAAGCCTTGCGAAAGCAGCTGGTTTGGCCAGCGCTTTCACAGGCTCCTTAGTTGTTGTTCTTCACCTTAACTCTCTGCGCCTTGACAGACTGCACGCCGGTCAAGTCGCCTACAATTTCTA is drawn from Hahella sp. KA22 and contains these coding sequences:
- a CDS encoding beta-lactamase hydrolase domain-containing protein, which translates into the protein MSITRLAIDFYVTSSLSSDELEAAAQLGVRSIVNNEPDQEAESESLRRGADALGLSYHSVPSHINADEQTQISSFIDIMEHCEKPVLAFCRSVSNGISLWVMSETRHK